The following proteins are co-located in the Solanum pennellii chromosome 8, SPENNV200 genome:
- the LOC107026902 gene encoding zinc finger protein VAR3, chloroplastic-like isoform X2 has protein sequence MLKIFTSSNKIIQNSSIFISISNFHTKNSAIQFILEEGKTLQSQQTTKQNEEVEFSRKPNSGIQTPQLWPEWVNLMDKLLKIGYFDGFGNPFGNAQWDANLIRTACLNFARHRFDLIRYLSPQDIEVLASCGCPSMDRKVVNSGKRLRVLFGIEEGNVCSFCILRESCERAYAVPRKDQGGRTVDVMRLLLTYGLNPITGAVENKPSLNKRVEESARKLLKEIVNLSSVELFCETKKSTNPWNPSVQGDHEEEGQINALRKHGDWVCPECNFLNFSRNAKCLRCNGLNHERLNKLRQEQDHLPLKKGDWICSKCHFMNFAKNTRCLQCTEKPPKRHLNPGEWECESCNYINFKRNTVCLKCDHRRPKASSCAGSSCGSANQNRSISRTRPYFGELNEETDEEWQLIESECEDRLSSMPENEVVDFPVLGGNSELSRDAKKQERWKTGNKKKNGDELNNKYFQNSGNEEMDEWFGHKNV, from the exons ATGTTGAAGATATTCACATCATCAAacaaaattattcaaaactCTTCCATTTTCATATCCATATCCAATTTCCATACCAAAAACTCAGCAATCCAGTTCATTCTTGAAGAAGGTAAAACGCTTCAATCTCAACAAACCACTAAGCAGAACGAAGAAGTTGAGTTTAGCAGAAAACCTAATTCTGGAATTCAGACTCCTCAACTATGGCCTGAATGGGTGAATTTGATGGACAAGTTGTTAAAAATTGGATATTTTGATGGATTCGGAAACCCTTTTGGAAATGCTCAATGGGATGCAAACCTAATTAGAACTGCTTGTTTGAATTTTGCTCGACACCGATTTGATCTCATAAG ATATTTGTCCCCGCAAGATATTGAGGTGCTTGCAAGTTGTGGCTGTCCAAGCATGGATAGAAAAGTTGTCAACTCTGGAAAGCGCCTTAGAGTATTGTTCGGCATCGAGGAAGGAAAT GTCTGCAGCTTCTGCATATTGAGGGAAAGTTGTGAGAGGGCTTATGCCGTGCCACGTAAAGATCAAGGTGGTCGAACTGTTGATGTTATGCGTCTATTATTGACTTATGGACTTAATCCAATTACTGGTGCTGTGGAGAATAAACCATCCTTGAACAAAAGAGTTGAGGAATCAGCAAGAAAGCTGTTGAAAGAAATTGTGAATCTCAGTTCTGTGGAACTCTTTTGTGAAACAAAGAAATCCACAAACCCTTGGAATCCATCTGTACAAGGTGATCATGAAGAAGAAGGTCAGATCAATGCTCTGAGGAAACATGGTGATTGGGTTTGTCCCGA ATGCAACTTCTTAAATTTTTCTAGAAATGCTAAGTGCTTACGGTGCAATGGCTTGAATCACGAAAGACTTAACAAGTTAAGACAGGAGCAGGATCATCTTCCATTAAAGAAAGGCGACTGGATTTGCTCCAA ATGCCATTTTATGAATTTCGCAAAGAATACAAGGTGCTTGCAGTGTACAGAAAAGCCACCTAAACGGCACCTTAATCCTGGAGAGTGGGAGTGTGAATC GTGCAACTAcatcaatttcaaaagaaacacGGTGTGCTTGAAATGTGATCACAGACGACCAAAAGCATCTAGCTGTGCAGGTTCTTCCTGTGGATCTGCAAATCAAAATAGAAGCATTAGTCGAACACGGCCTTATTTTGGTGAACTGAATGAAGAAACAGATGAGGAATGGCAATTGATTGAGAGTGAGTGTGAAGATCGTTTGAGCTCAATGCCAGAGAATGAGGTTGTTGATTTTCCTGTTTTAGGGGGGAATAGTGAATTGTCTCGAGATGCAAAGAAGCAAGAAAGGTGGAAGactggaaataaaaaaaaaaatggtgatGAATTGAATAATAAGTATTTTCAAAATAGTGGCAATGAGGAAATGGATGAGTGGTTTGGGCATAAAAATGTGTGA
- the LOC107026902 gene encoding zinc finger protein VAR3, chloroplastic-like isoform X1 has translation MLKIFTSSNKIIQNSSIFISISNFHTKNSAIQFILEEGKTLQSQQTTKQNEEVEFSRKPNSGIQTPQLWPEWVNLMDKLLKIGYFDGFGNPFGNAQWDANLIRTACLNFARHRFDLIRAMVTDICPRKILRCLQVVAVQAWIEKLSTLESALEYCSASRKEIFCILRESCERAYAVPRKDQGGRTVDVMRLLLTYGLNPITGAVENKPSLNKRVEESARKLLKEIVNLSSVELFCETKKSTNPWNPSVQGDHEEEGQINALRKHGDWVCPECNFLNFSRNAKCLRCNGLNHERLNKLRQEQDHLPLKKGDWICSKCHFMNFAKNTRCLQCTEKPPKRHLNPGEWECESCNYINFKRNTVCLKCDHRRPKASSCAGSSCGSANQNRSISRTRPYFGELNEETDEEWQLIESECEDRLSSMPENEVVDFPVLGGNSELSRDAKKQERWKTGNKKKNGDELNNKYFQNSGNEEMDEWFGHKNV, from the exons ATGTTGAAGATATTCACATCATCAAacaaaattattcaaaactCTTCCATTTTCATATCCATATCCAATTTCCATACCAAAAACTCAGCAATCCAGTTCATTCTTGAAGAAGGTAAAACGCTTCAATCTCAACAAACCACTAAGCAGAACGAAGAAGTTGAGTTTAGCAGAAAACCTAATTCTGGAATTCAGACTCCTCAACTATGGCCTGAATGGGTGAATTTGATGGACAAGTTGTTAAAAATTGGATATTTTGATGGATTCGGAAACCCTTTTGGAAATGCTCAATGGGATGCAAACCTAATTAGAACTGCTTGTTTGAATTTTGCTCGACACCGATTTGATCTCATAAG GGCCATGGTAACAGATATTTGTCCCCGCAAGATATTGAGGTGCTTGCAAGTTGTGGCTGTCCAAGCATGGATAGAAAAGTTGTCAACTCTGGAAAGCGCCTTAGAGTATTGTTCGGCATCGAGGAAGGAAAT CTTCTGCATATTGAGGGAAAGTTGTGAGAGGGCTTATGCCGTGCCACGTAAAGATCAAGGTGGTCGAACTGTTGATGTTATGCGTCTATTATTGACTTATGGACTTAATCCAATTACTGGTGCTGTGGAGAATAAACCATCCTTGAACAAAAGAGTTGAGGAATCAGCAAGAAAGCTGTTGAAAGAAATTGTGAATCTCAGTTCTGTGGAACTCTTTTGTGAAACAAAGAAATCCACAAACCCTTGGAATCCATCTGTACAAGGTGATCATGAAGAAGAAGGTCAGATCAATGCTCTGAGGAAACATGGTGATTGGGTTTGTCCCGA ATGCAACTTCTTAAATTTTTCTAGAAATGCTAAGTGCTTACGGTGCAATGGCTTGAATCACGAAAGACTTAACAAGTTAAGACAGGAGCAGGATCATCTTCCATTAAAGAAAGGCGACTGGATTTGCTCCAA ATGCCATTTTATGAATTTCGCAAAGAATACAAGGTGCTTGCAGTGTACAGAAAAGCCACCTAAACGGCACCTTAATCCTGGAGAGTGGGAGTGTGAATC GTGCAACTAcatcaatttcaaaagaaacacGGTGTGCTTGAAATGTGATCACAGACGACCAAAAGCATCTAGCTGTGCAGGTTCTTCCTGTGGATCTGCAAATCAAAATAGAAGCATTAGTCGAACACGGCCTTATTTTGGTGAACTGAATGAAGAAACAGATGAGGAATGGCAATTGATTGAGAGTGAGTGTGAAGATCGTTTGAGCTCAATGCCAGAGAATGAGGTTGTTGATTTTCCTGTTTTAGGGGGGAATAGTGAATTGTCTCGAGATGCAAAGAAGCAAGAAAGGTGGAAGactggaaataaaaaaaaaaatggtgatGAATTGAATAATAAGTATTTTCAAAATAGTGGCAATGAGGAAATGGATGAGTGGTTTGGGCATAAAAATGTGTGA